TAGGTTGATGCTGTATCATAGATGAGAGTAGGCATCTCGGTGGCTTGAAGCCCGTAAAAATTGATCGCAAATCATTTTGGGGCTGAACTGAGACAAACTTGACAAAGCTTCGTGTGTTTTTACGGTTCCTTGGGAAGGTTGGGGTGAAATTCTCCTGCCTGATCCGATTACTAGAAATAAAAAAAGTACAAATTGAAAAATTATCATATAGGAAAAATATTCATTATTGTAATAATGAATTTTATGTGTCTTGTTTTGAACAGTCAAAACTTGAATTATTCAATAGGAGACACACTCTATACTTATGCATTTAATGGTCTGAAATTGAGAGAACAACCAACCTTGAATTCAAAAGTTCTCCATGTTATAGAATTTGGCCAGAAGGTTCAAATAACTGATGTAAGTAAAAATGAATATGACGAACGAATAGAAATTGATAAAATTAAGGGTAATTGGGTAGCAATTAATTTTAATGAAATTAAAGGATTTGTATTTGATGGTTACCTAAGTAAATTGCCAAATAATCCATTAAATCCTGAAAACCTAAAATTTAAATATTTAGAAAGGAACATGGAAGAAGATGCTTATGAAGGTCAGCAAATGGAAAAAGAACTGTTAGAATATATTGATGCTTATTTCGTAAAAGAATGTCAAACTGTAGAATATTTTGATCCACACATTGGCAAAGGTGGTCTAAAATTAGAAATCACAAAACTTCAAAATGGTTTTACAAAAATAATAAAACATGGATGGGAAGGATTTACTTTGGAACTTGTAATGTCAGACACCAGACTTTCAGAAGTAAGAAATTTAATCCTATACTTGGCTAGAAAGTCAGTTGTTTATTCAAGTACATTTGAAGAATTAAATGATTCTATGCAAAAGTTAAGTGAATTCTCTGAATTTCAAGAAATATTAAGTTTAAGCATGTTCTGGGTTAGCATTACAAAACACCCTAATTTGAACACATGGTCAATCGAATTTAATGTTGCTGAATTATAAATGAACATCTAGTAACAAGGGCTATGAAGATAGATTCGCTAATGCTTCATCCATCACATAGCCTAACCGTAAGTGGCAACCCCTAAAACGCAACAGAATGACAAAAAGAAATAAAATATTAGTATTCTTACTTTTTGTACTTGGTTTGTGCCACCGGACCATTGCCCAAGATTCCAAAACAAAAGAAGTTCTTTGGACAACAGACTGG
The genomic region above belongs to Saprospiraceae bacterium and contains:
- a CDS encoding SH3 domain-containing protein, giving the protein MKNYHIGKIFIIVIMNFMCLVLNSQNLNYSIGDTLYTYAFNGLKLREQPTLNSKVLHVIEFGQKVQITDVSKNEYDERIEIDKIKGNWVAINFNEIKGFVFDGYLSKLPNNPLNPENLKFKYLERNMEEDAYEGQQMEKELLEYIDAYFVKECQTVEYFDPHIGKGGLKLEITKLQNGFTKIIKHGWEGFTLELVMSDTRLSEVRNLILYLARKSVVYSSTFEELNDSMQKLSEFSEFQEILSLSMFWVSITKHPNLNTWSIEFNVAEL